gaagagatcgggaaagagagagagaggagatcgATTCGAGCTAGCTTGGTTGTCCCCGACGTCCTCCTCCACAACCACGTCGAAGCTACATCTTTGTTCGCCGGCTTTAATGGCGGATCTGAGATGGAGGAGATGGTGGGTGGTGGCTTTAATGGCTTCGAAGTCGGCGGAGGAGGGCGACGCCGGAGGAGGACGACGTCGGAGGAGGTTGGGCTGCCTGCTGGTGGTCTTGGGCTGCCTGCTGGTCTAGGACGCTTGCTGCAGCCACAATGGATTGAAGATGGTGGTGGGTTCTGTACCtgcgagagagagaaagagaagagggtATATGTGTGTGAGAAAGacaaaaaagaaggaaaaagaaaaagaaagaaaaaaaaaagaagaaaaaaaattattttttatttataatttttttttaaattttaaattttaaattaattattttattttattttatttttttttaaatatttttttacgtggaccaataaaattgtgccacgtgtttattgtgtccacgtggacaatCCAACCTGGCAGTTAACTGCTAAATTTGGACGGaagtgttaaattgctaacagtttcctagttttgggggtttacccccagaaatttgggttttgggggtttaatgaaaccaaaacaaaagtattgggggttttgccgccatttaccctttttaataattatataatatttaaaaaaactaaataattataaataaatattaattaaaacttttataaatgtattagtttgtatttttatatttttaagtgtgctaaaaaaataacttaggggtgttcgcgggGCGGGTATTGCGGTCTttgaccattttttttaaaccaatccacacatgtattttttttaatttcccaaACCACACCCGCACTGCGAAACTAAAAAACTGTGAAAATTGCACCGCAAATAATGGTGCGATGCGGTGCAATTTTTGCAGTTTGGACTatcaccaataattaaactatcacaaatacaacaaagcttgagcaacacttgtcaaaaataccataaggcttgaaaataaatataaaaaaaattaaatttcaataatacaataattagtgggctttgagttggacattcacatattggacctaactaaataaaaaaatgagtatttttataatgtgcggtgcgatgcggtttgaaccgcatattaaaattaattgattAGCACccctaaaaaaatatacacgCTAATGAAATAGTTAAAttcatccaaaaaaaattatttgtaacaCTTATATCAAAATAAGAAAACTATATACTACATCCATTAATTAAAAGTaccacataaaaaaaaattaaaacattacACACTTAAgcaaacatataaaattaaattcaaatacaCTTAAGGAAACGAAACAAACAAAGAGTTTAAACAAAGTTAAAAAAACTAACATAATAATGAAACATACTAAGACAACACCAAAACAAAGCAACATagaacttagaaaaaaaattaactaaatctaAAAATGCGAAAAGTCATTTCCAGTTCCGCcaagataattataatattgACTATAATCTTTTGATGAATTTTCAGATCCTTCACCTAAAGATCCTGCATCTTCAGTTCCTTGATGTTGAGATGCTCGGTATTGAGAACCCTGATATTCAGATCCTTCTCCTTGTTCTTCATGTTGCGATGTTTGTGCTCTTTTTTTtagtattctttttttttttactttgaatATACTTACGACTCTCTAAATCGGATATAGAGTTTGAatccataaatataattttattttcctcTTTCATTGTAGCCACATCATTTTTTTGCTTTTGAatcctattttttttctctttgaatttcatttctGTCACAGTTACTCTTTATTAATGCTTCAACAAGTCGTTCACTCTGTTCCAttagttttttatattgttcttcACTTTTGACTTTTTCTTTTGCTTTCTTCACACCAATAGGTCTTTCTGTTAAGTTAACATCGATTTGTTCATCAGTCATATTGAGATCAAATGAATTCATACCAGGGGATGCCGATGTTGATGACTCAAAATCGAGAGAGCCTGATTGGGATACAGTAAAGTTTCCACCTTGTTGTTGAAATCTAGTTGCTCCATTGGCATTGTTATTTGTAAATTTCTCACAATCTTTAAGTATGGGCCACACATGATcatatttgaatattttttcttgatttatctataaaaattaaaatattttaatgatatgaatataatttgaAGGCAagcaattataaattaactaaaataataaacactCACAATATCTTGCTCTGAAGCACCACTCGAATTTTTGTTTTCAATTTGATTAATGCATCCTCTGAATTTTGAAACTGCAGCAAGAATTGTTGTCATTTGGCTTTGCAAAGATCTTCTAGGTCTACGTTGAGTCGTAAACATCTCGGGTAAGTGGTACTCAGCTTCCACTCTTACCCAAAACTGATCTTAGGATTGGTTTATTCCTATAATTGGATTTTGAGAAATGTCAAGATATACACGACATAAATGTATATCTTCTTCAAGTGAGTATGACAAAGTTCTAATTGAAGACATTTTGGAAGATAAATTAGAAGAAGGGAGAGAAATATAATGAAGATGTGTATTCATTCAAAGAGTAATATGCTCTTATATAGGGGTGTAAAATGGCTTGATAATATTATATTTCTTatcttcaaatttttgaaagtgTAAAATTTTGGATATGATTTGACTATACCATCCAATGGTTGAGATGATGATCAAATAAATCAAGTGGCCCAAATTCATTTGTCAAGTATCTTTACTTTAAATTTTGGGAAGAGTAAAATTTTGGATATGATTTGACTATATAATCCAATGATTGAGATGATGATCAAATAAATCCAGTGGTCCAAATTCATTTGTCAAGATCTTTACTTCAAATTTGGGGAAGAGTAAAATTTTGGATATGATTTGACTATACCATCCAATGGTTGAGATGATGATCAAATAAATCCAGTGGCCCAAATTTATTGGTCAATAatctttatttaaatttttgagaagagtaaaattttggatttgatttgactATACCATCCAATGGTTGAGATGATGATCAAATAAATCCAGTAGccaaaatttattggtgaattatctttattttaaattttggaaagagtaaaattttggatttgatttgactATACCATCCAATGGTTGAGATGATGATCAGATAAATCCAGTGACCCAAATTTATTCGTCAATTATCTTTACTTAAAATTTTGGGAAGAGTAAAattttggatttgatttgactATATCATCCAATGGTTGAGATGGTGATCAAATAAATCCAGTGGCCCAAATTTATTCGTCAATCatctttatttaaatttttgagaagagtaaaattttggatttgatttgactATACCATCCAATGGTTGAGATGATGATCAAATAAATCCAGTGGGCCAAATTTATTGGTCAATTatctttatttaaatttttgagaggagtaaaattttggatttgatttgactATATCATCCAATGGTTGAGATGATGATCAAATAAATCCAGTGGCCCAAATTTATTGGTCAATTATCATTACTTTAAATTTTGGGAATATTTGACTATACCATCCAATGGTTGAGATGATGATCAAATAAATCCAGTGGCCCAAATTTATTCGTCAATTatctttatttaaatttttgagaAGAGTAAAATTTTAGATTTGATTTGACTATACCATTCAATGGTTGAGATGATGATCAAATAAATCCAGTGGCCCAAATTTATTCGTCAATTATCTTTACTTTAAATTTTGGGAAGAGTAAAATTTTGGATATGATTTGACTATACCATTTAATGGTTGAGATGATGATCAAATAAATCCAGTGACCCAAATTTATTCGTCAATTatctttatttaaatttttgggaagagtaaaattttggatttgatttgactATACCATCCAATAGTTGAGATAGTGATCAAATAAATTTAGTGGCCCAAATTTATTCGTCAGGTATCTTATCTTAAAtttttggatttgatttgactATACCATCCAATGGTTGAGATGGTGATCAAATTAATCTAGTGACCCATATAAAATTGCTAGATTTCTTATCtttaagatttaaaaaatgAAGATAAGATTGTACACACTATAAATTATGGACctcatatttgaaaaaaaatataatacaaattagttttcataaaaaaaatgaactcTAATATTGGTAGTTCATCTTAtttatcatcttcttcatcatcttcagATAATGATTATTACGATGAACTAGAAAAGCAAGTGGTATGTCAAGTTACcgctaataataattttttcatcaCTGAAAATCAAAATAACCAAGGATCACATCGAGGCTCAATTCCTGGTCATATAGTTATCAACCGTCATTGGGAAAATGCTGATTGCAATCTCTTCAGTGACTATTTTGCAGAGAATCCTCGATTTGTAGAGTCGATGTTTCGGTGACGATTTCGGATGGGTCGTTCTTTATTCCTTCGTATTTTCAATGCAATAACAATGCATGGCGACTACTTTGTCCAACGAAGAAATGGTATTGGTAAACTCGAATTATCGGGTTTACAAAAGGTAACAGCTGTATTTCGAATGTTGGCATATGGTGTACTAGCAGATGCTACTGATGAGTACATTAAAATAGGTGAATATACAGTTTTAGAAAGTTTGAAACGATTTTGTCGTGCTGTTGTGGAGGTGTTTGGAAGTCgctattaggggtgttcataaaatagccgattcaatccaatccgcacgatccaatctaatccgcaaagtgtggatatccgcacttgtgcggattggatgttgattgacatgttaAAGTAACTGatcaaatccaatccacacatatttataataaaattaaaaaattatatatacaaataacattttaatataaagaaaatagtaatttaaaagtctaatacatataatacaattatattgcaaaatttaatagataaaatgtatattctattcttatatattattttctacatacaatttaaaataaaattaaatatttttttatatatatacatctttttttcttcctttgaatttgttatttgttattttatttatttaatgtgttgttggagacataaaataactataatttgttttattttgttgctagttatatgaaaaaaaaatattttttttcataaatattaaataatttaatattaaaaagtaagaaatccaaagtaaccgatccaatccgcacttttgcagattggattggattggattggatttgagctattgtgcggattggattggatccaaaaaacaaaatccgcacttagtgcggattggatgttgtttgtccaaaaaagtgcggattggatcggatgaacagccCTAGTCGCTATCTTCGATCACCTAACACTGATGACGTTGCAAGGCTACTCCACATTGGTGAACGACGTGGTTTTCCATGAATGTTGGGTAGTTTAGATTGTATGCACTGGAAGTGGAAAAATTGCCCAACAGCTTGGGGAGGACAATATGCGGGTCGTAGTGGATCACCAACTATTATTCTTGAAGCTGTAGTTGACTATGATCTTTGGATATGGCATGCATATTTTGGTCTACCGGGATCTAATAATGATATTAATGTGTTGGAGGCATCCCATCTTTTTGCTAATCTCACTGAAGGTATAGCTCTACCTGCTAATTATGTCATTAAAGGAAAATCGTACAATATGGGCTACTATCTAGCTGATGATATATATCCAAAATGGTCTACTCTGGTTCAAAGTATTCATGAGCCACGtggtccaaaaaaaaatatttgcaaTGAAACAAGAAGGATGTAGAAAAGATGTCGAACGTGCTTTTGGAGTATTGCAATCAAGATTTGCAATTGTGGCAGGATCAGCACGCTTatggaataaaaaaatattacatgacATAATGACTTCATGTATTATCATGTATAATATGATAGTAGAGGATGAACGTGATGTTAATGCAGCTATTGAAGAACGAGTTCAAGTGTCTAGTCCAGAAGTTGAGCTGGTGGGTGATGACAATGTTCGATTCCAAGAATCTCTCGCTcgacatagaaaaattaaagataaagAAGCTCACATTGAACTTCGAAATGCATTAATTGAGCACCTATGTGACGAATATACTAATTCTTAAAATTAGTATAATTTCGTTAATATCTTTAATGTGTGTTATTTTATggagttaattaaatgtagttTATTTTGTAAGAGTAAAAATGAAATGGAAAATTTATTGCAAATGaagtaatattaatatttttactaatataaatatttggctataataaattattattattcaataaattatttattaattaattgagttttaaaatgTATTAATTGAACACTTTAaagataaaatttaattaatatttttaaggtgttttaatttttagagtaaattaaatactattttttaagagtaaaaaaaaaataatgtaatatttattgtaaattaaaaaaattttatatttactaatataatttattggatttaacaaatatttaatattaaaatattcttattatattaataaaataatagaatagtaaaaaatataatatttgctGTAATTTTTTAGTGTTGtggttggaattgaaaaaaaatttaatgttgaaATAGTAGTTTTTTGGTGTTAATTTAACaccaaatttaaatttcttcaTTGGAGATGCCCTTAATGCTTACAAACAACACTTAAAATGAAAATCCTTTTATTTAGAGAAAAATCATGTAGACCCATGATTTCATTTGACGTTAAATATGGCTACAAATGCTTTTCTGTTTACCTATTTTTATACTAGCTAGGCTACAAAAAGCTGGCTTCCTCTTGAGTGAGTGTGAAATTAAGCTTGGTTGTGTTTCGATATAAAAAACACAGAGATAAGATGAATTGTAGCTGTAAATCCTAATCTTCCTTGTTttatatcaataaataatattagcTAGCTAACCGAGGTAACACTATATTATGGTGCTTTCCTGTATTGGTCTGGTGTTACGAGTCTAAAGAGCAACTAACTGCTTGACGCTCAgtggaaatatatattttggcgGACCATCAAAGATATAATCTGATAAGATGCTATGTGTCGCTTCTGTTGGATGGTATAGATCCCAAAAGACATGATCTCTTCTGTTGGAGCAATATTTTGATATTGGCAGGCAAGGTGCTTCGGACCTGAATTTCCCAAGACCACAGCAAGCAGATTTAACTTCTGTAAATCCTGAAATAAGATGAAATTTTTGTCTGTGTCAGTCACATACACACATCACATTATTATTAGTGATAAAAGATGGCAACCCGTGACAGGGATGCCTAAAATAGAGAGCCTACTTCACCATGTACTtccaaaaatagaaaatgggCCCAGTTTTCTAATTGAAGAATAGGATTTTGCAAAAAGAAGCCAACATAAAAGTGTATTAAGATCCAATAAACTTGCATAAAAGCAAAGTTTGAGAAAGGGAAACAAGGATGTAATATAAAGTACCATAGGATGCTGGTTGTTGAACAAGGTTGTTTAAGACATCATAAGTCTCAAAGTAGGAGTAGCTGATGTTGTTCAACACTGATTTCAGCTCTCCCAACGTTGACTTTAGACCATCGTTATACTTGATAGCCCAATCATTCATTTCTTGGAAGCAGTCTCCAGAAGAGCTTTTCCTCCTTTGTGCCGGGCAGCACCCAATTGGCCCTACACCAATCACCACAAATTTCCGAGCACCATAACTGTGTAATTTCTGTGAAGTAAAAgagacaaaaaataaacaaggttaTAAAAGtatgagaaatttctttgagcATTAGGATCACTAGTAGGTGGACGTACCTTGAGTTGTTCTTTAATTGTAACAATCATTTCTTCCACATACTCTTGTGGGGTGGTTCGATTACGAAGCTTGGAGGAGCCAAAGTATCCAAAGAGGTCGTTACTTCCAATGACAATACTGAATAAAGATTTTGAGAGATGTTGCTCAGCGCTTGTGGGTCCTAGTTGCTGCACCAGTTTGTCATGTACAATCGAATAGTACTGGACTTGCTTCGTTAAAGGTATTGATTGCCGCtacaaaattcaaattcaagTAAAAGTTATTAGTAGGTTTGTTTCATCAGCGGGGATAGCTCAGTTGGGAGAGCGTCAGACTGAAGATCTGAAGGTCGCGTGTTCGATCCACGCTCACCGCATTCCTTTTGTTACTTTTCTCCATAATAACAGGTGACAAATGAGAGATAGGATTATTGTAATTCACTTACATAAACTTCGTCTGTGCCATTAAAAATTCCTGCTCCACCGGAGGCAAAACTAGTTCCGTTTATCAACAAAGTCGTGTTCTTTTTGGATTTCAGAGACAGATATGGTGGCGAAGTTGGCAATCCCACTTTCTCAGCTGCTCAAGAAcaataatttcaaatattttctactatataaataaatatctataataaaattaaagacaataaaaacattaatttcTATAATTCAGTTCACTCAAAATGGGAATGGCATGCATATTTTTGTATACACGTGGACGTGGTCTCAGCTCTTGGGTGGCAAacttttaatgttaattttatcACATTACTTTTAAGTTTTTAACTAGCGGTACTTCAATCATGGaattcaaagaaagaaaaaaaggaaaaaataaaatataataaaataaaaaagagtgcCTTCACTGAATGAGAGGCTCACCGCTCATTCATGTGCGTAGACAAATACAATCTAAATTTCGCGGAGCAAGCCCAAATATTAGGAgggaattttttttctataaaaggacacttataaaaaaaaaatattatttttattataaaaaaatataaattttatactaAGATAGATATATATgagaataaatataaaaatatgcaaagataaaaataaaaaaatatataaatttatatagccaaaattataatatgtaatggtaaaattaaaataaaaataaaatttatcagaacaaaaatataaatatattaaaaaatacataaaaaaataaattttaaaaagatcaCATGACCCAATCTTCCTCGGCCATAAGGCAACCGAAATAGGTAGAAGTACTAGTAGGTAGTACCCATATGCCTTTTCAACCTTTTGTGATCTTGTGACCCACTGAATACAGAGTCCTCAACCTTCTTTTGTTCAATTAAATTGTCACTTCAAATTAATCTAGTCCTCCACCATtattttttgctagtatatattaatcaatataaacataaagCTAAATGTACACAGATATtggaatatttatatatatatatatatattaacatatttattGGCATAGAATAGAAAGAAATACTGCAAGGTCGAAAATGTGTGGTCATAGGAACATCTGTTATCCTTGCAAAAGAAAGCTAGGGGAAAATGCACCGTacgtttattattttaaatatataacgggaattaattaattagtttattaatcaagatatataaatatttatcttgtttcttgataaaatttatatacaaatagcaGGGCATACAGACTTTTATTCATTTAACAATAACATTTGTAGTCTGTGTTTTAATGTATTTATAGTTAATGgagttaataaaaataatgataatggATAAGAAACTAACGACATATATACACAACAAACTCATGATATAGGAAGAGAAGTTTATCAATCCTACTAACGTGTATATATATGCATTACAATCGCTCTCTATATTTAGTTATATGTTatacatatatagaatattaaaatttgtatattataaataacagagcatagaatatatatatatgaatatatatatatttatatatgtacctAGAAAATCTGCAGCATTCCGGCCATTACAGAATCTTCCGGTAGCTTTTTTGCCTGGAAAATCAACGCCGTTATGAGGAAAGTTAGCCTTAGCAAGAGACAAGGCTAAGTGATTGTTGTTACCCACATCGACTAAGGAGTCACCAAACACATACATGGCTGGAGCCGTAGTATGAGCTTCCGAGGAGGAGTAGTGGAAGAGATTAAAGATGATGTAGAAGAAGAATAATAAGGAACCCATTGACAAAATGTTGCTATTATTTTTACTAGCcatgaattattttatttaatttcgaggAGATTTATTTGATTAAGCTAGGTATTTTTCTCTTCAACTCCAACCATAACTCAAGTTTATTGAATCTAATCTAATCAAATAAATGTGTATTTGTGGAGGCCGTGAAAGAATTGGGCTGGTTTGGTTTGTTTATATAATGAGTTGATCGATACACAACTAGtgctatagcttctatatgtgTGGAAAGATATTTGCAAATTTTAATACCGCGTTGGGTCCACTAATATTCTCATTTTAGGCCTCACTTCATTTTCGTTGAATTGATGCACTGGTTGAAATTTGATGAGACAACTCCATACTAATTAGAgccattttatattttttaacacttaatcatataaattgatttttttgacGGCAAAATCTATTCACATCTTATTCTTTTTTGTTCTTTACACTTACATCTAAAAACTCCAGTGAAGTACTACAACGTACTGCCCACGTCTATAGTAGTATACACGTAACAAATTTTTAATAGTCtgcataatattaattattaaaatattataaaaaataatttaaaacttataaaaataaataaattataaataactatatatttttttcttttcattctttttctCTTTATCTCCCTGAAACCCTTTCACTTTCCATAGACCACACCCACTAAAACCCTAGCTCTTTTCTTTGTGAGGTAGCCTTCCTCTACTACCACCACTAATCCTTAGCCCAAACAGGCCACACCAATTTTATCCTCAACCCCGAGAAACCCAAACCCCCAATGACTCCCTCTCGTGTCATCGTCCTATCTCTCTTCCTGATGACCGATCCCCCATTTGTTTTTTCACCTCTCTCTTTCTCATCGACAAAAAGGACAGACAGAGGTCAATGGAGGTCTTGGGTTTTACCTTTTAGACACATCTTCTCCTTTGTTGGGATCCATCTTTCTTTCCTTGCAGGTCAACGGAGGTTGGAGCTTTAGCTAGGCTTTGGTCGATGATGGTGAGGGCTTCGCCTTGTGCTCTCCGTTTGTCGTAGAGAGAAAATAATGAGAGTGATAGAGGGTTTAAGTTTTTCAATTTGGGGAGTTTTCGACGGCACCGAATCTCACCACGAGCTTCATGTTTGTTAGGACAGCACCACCGCGCAATAGAGaagtgagagagagaaagagagagagagagagagagagagagagagagagaggaagaagaaatggaATTAGGGTTAGCGGTTGGGGGTTGGGTCTCGCaggcagaagaagaagaaaaaaaaaagaaaaagaaaaagaaaaaaagaaaaaatatgaaaataaaagattttatttttttatttaactatTGTTTTAAtatgcagattttcgttaactaaataTATAAACCTTTTACGTAATAAATATACTATAGAAttgatgataataataaatgaaCACCAAATATTTTACAtgattttgcagttaaaatctACATACTCCACGAGTCCTTCTTAATACGGATGATGATCTGGATACAAATTACAATTCTCTCAATTTCTCAAGTTTGTCATCCCTTTTTCCTTGGATTTTGTCCTTATTTTTAGGTGTATAGGATGACAGTTATCTTCATTAGGATCTAATCATTTACAACTACTCATGAAACGTGGACATTTCCCATGTTTCATTTTTATGCACATGGGATAATGGTTAATAACTACAAAACCAATCTTTTGTCTTTATCCTTAAACGATTATGTTGGCTATGAAGGTTGTTTCTCGTGAAATGTGAGTTGTCCTTCTTCACCGTCTTTACAGAAAAAAATGCTAAGTACGAATATGCTTCTCCTCGCAGTGCTCTTCGTTTTATAGTGATACTAGCGAGGTGGCTTCTCCGTCGCGTAGAATGCGAGATGGATGAATGTAGTTTTTCTCCATGTACAAATATGTGGGTCAATAAGTTGCACGCTCTTACTCCCAATTATGTGGGTCAATAAGCTACAAGCTCCTTGATATCTCGTCTTGTATACTTCTAGTATATACTCTATTTATCTCGAGATTGACATATTATCTCATCAACTACATCTATTAATAGTTATTATTCTTATCTCGCATATACTTATGTGGTAGCgagtttaaatatttctatcaaCAATTATTAATTGAAACGAGTTATTTAAGATGCATTTAATAATGCAATTTAATAA
This Cannabis sativa cultivar Pink pepper isolate KNU-18-1 chromosome 6, ASM2916894v1, whole genome shotgun sequence DNA region includes the following protein-coding sequences:
- the LOC115724430 gene encoding GDSL esterase/lipase At5g55050, giving the protein MASKNNSNILSMGSLLFFFYIIFNLFHYSSSEAHTTAPAMYVFGDSLVDVGNNNHLALSLAKANFPHNGVDFPGKKATGRFCNGRNAADFLAEKVGLPTSPPYLSLKSKKNTTLLINGTSFASGGAGIFNGTDEVYRQSIPLTKQVQYYSIVHDKLVQQLGPTSAEQHLSKSLFSIVIGSNDLFGYFGSSKLRNRTTPQEYVEEMIVTIKEQLKKLHSYGARKFVVIGVGPIGCCPAQRRKSSSGDCFQEMNDWAIKYNDGLKSTLGELKSVLNNISYSYFETYDVLNNLVQQPASYGFTEVKSACCGLGKFRSEAPCLPISKYCSNRRDHVFWDLYHPTEATHSILSDYIFDGPPKYIFPLSVKQLVAL